In Salvia miltiorrhiza cultivar Shanhuang (shh) chromosome 4, IMPLAD_Smil_shh, whole genome shotgun sequence, the DNA window ATTGGCACGTTGCTGCCAGAGATTGGACTGTTGGACGGTCTCATCAGCCTCACCCTCGCTGCTGTCAACCTTACTGGTCCACTCCACTGCCTTCCAGTGAAGACGGTGATGAGCTTCGCAGAGCTCAAATTGTTCAACATCTACAACAATAATTTCACAGGGAATCTGTTGTAGGAGTTCATGAGTTTAAAGAAATTGAGAGTTCTGGAGATCATTGGAAACTACTTCTGCTACCATAACAATTGAGAGTTCTTCTGGGGTCGCTagagaaaaaaaaggaatttaTAAATAGCCATTTAACAAATGTTAGATTGAGGAATTTATTTGCTCCAATTTATAAACGTTAAATTGCACAACATAACGCTTTAGACTTATTTGATTTTCACCATAAACGTTTTGATACTTAACCTTTTAATCTATAGTTATATCTTTTCTACTATTAAACAAGAACATTAAATATCTTAAATTTTTATCTTACTTATCAAACACCTAAGTAGATAACTAATTTCACTttcatatattatttattttaattttattgatcACACTATTTCCAAATATGAATACTTAACATGCATTGAGTTGCATAGAGGTCTATTTTAATATTCCAATACAGTATTAAATCCATTCCATCACTTTCAAAGTATTAATAATATTGAATTTTGTCATGATCTGACACCTTAAGCACCACATCCTTTTTTCGATAGcctaatttttaaaaaagcCTTTTACGCAGAATGATATAACACAATCATGCTTGAATATTTTGTGacatcattaaaaattaatattttttggcCCAATATTATTTGGATTTGTTTTGCTTCGCAATCAAATTTTTGAAGAGCCTTAATGAGtcgtcaaattttattttattttattttatactcagtAAAAGAACTAAAGAACTAGAAGAAGCATGCCTTCTCGCTAACCGAAATGAGATTTAATGTACCAAACTTTATATCccactttatgtcccactttcaattttgtttaatttcttatgtatattttcttcaatttcaactttatatgctttagtttaattttgtgattattaactaaggTTTATTCCATtaatttagggtatataattattttttatcatttaattttatttttattagctaataataggttggtaaattcaaagtcatggtatatactttttaaaaaaattatttttttgatataAAACTTCAATATAATTCaaagtattataataaattttatttttataaaaatatttttaaaataataaatataagtatgGAACACATTGGCACACAtaagattgtgggacactggatctcatctccGACCAACCTTTGGTGGATTTTGCTTTGAGGTCTTACTTATTGGCTTATTGCTCGTGAAACGAGTCCAGCCAGTTTTGGGCTGGGTTGGGTGTAGATATTAGGCCCAATGGTATCCGAAAAGTAATAAAAGCTAATGGACTCGGGCTGGATCGGCCCGACCCGAAATATTTGCACTGTAAATGGTATTTCAGGCTTGGTTGGGCTCCACTTATTTTAGCCCGTGGTGATTTTGGACCGACCCGACCCGATTTGGAGGGGAAGGGAAGCCCGACAGGCTCAGGCTGACAGGCCCGACCATCAAATTAGATGCAAAATTGAGGGTTGGCGAGAACAATAGTGAAGAGTCGATGGGCGAAAATGTAAATTCGGAAAACTGAATCGATTAATGAATGACAAAAACACCCTTGCCGGACATCAAGAAATGGCCCCCACTAAATCCCACGCATACCCCACCTCCCCCAAATCTCACGTTGTCACCTTCCTTTCCAGTTTCCATCGAAGAAATCAAAACTCACAACGAAATTCCACCAAAATTCAACCCCCACCGTCGATTTACCCTCAGCCGCCAATCGCCGCTGCGCCGTCGCCGGAGCTCGCACAGCTCCCTTCTTTCATCCCATTGCCTCGGCCGCACATCCTCAATCACACAGTGCGAGGAATAGAACAGGGCGGAGCAGGAAAATTGGAGCCCTACGATGGGGGTGGATTACTACAACATCCTCAAAGTCAACCGCAACGCCAGTGTCGAAGATTTGAAGAGAGCCTACCGCCGCTTGGCGATGATTTGGCATCCCGACAAGAATGCGAACAAGCAGGAAGCCGAGGCCAAATTCAAGCAGATTTCTGAGGCGTACGATGTCCTGAGCGACCCGCAGAAGCGCCAGATCTACGATCTCTACGGCGAGGAGGGCCTCAAATCGGGCCAATGTCCGCCTCCACCGCGCAGTACGAGGGCCAACAACCAGGGGTTTCAGTACAACCATCAGCAGcacccaaaccctaatttcagaTTTAATCCGAGGAATGCTGATGATATTTATGCGGAGTTTTTTGGGGAGAGTAGTAATGGGAATGCCGGCGGTGGTGGAAGTAGTAGTAGTGGTGCCGGTAGAAGAGATGCGTTTTTTAGGAGCACGACGATGAATGGTGGGGCTAGAGAGAGTTCGGGCGGCGGAGGATCGAGGAAGGCGCCACCGGTGGAGAATGCGCTGATGTGTAGCTTGGAGGAGTTGTATACTGGTTCGACGAGGAAGATGAAGATTTCAAGGAACGTTCTTGATTCTCATGGGTACGTGCATTTCCGTCCATTGCTACTtctcttttatttctttctccATTCTGCAATTGTTTTTGGGATGAGTCATTGTCTTGTTAATTGTTCAGATGGTATTGATTTGGGAAATACCTAACTTTTAAGTGTGTGTTTGGGAAGGGGTAGGATTGTTCAATGGAATATGACATTGTGGCAATTGGCATGGATTAAGACGCAGGTTTTTGTTTTTTGCATGCTGGAGCTTCTGGTCCTGGATTTAGAGTGCCAAAATATCTTCCTGGAGAATTTTCTTACTTATTTGGAAGACTGCGTGCAATTCTTCTTACTCTCTAATAGTTGaaattattagttttttttccGAAAAGATTTAAAATTTGGCATCAGTTATTTAGTTAGTAGAATGGTTTAGTTAGAAAAGTTGTGTCAATTGTTTTGCTtagattaagagggtgtttggctgagcttataagctcttcaaaacaACGTATAAGCTGttttgtttaggagcttataagctccttcaaagtgtttggcaaaataagcttctaaacagcttataagctctaaaataagctccaagagcttataagctcccaaaaaataagttcctctaccccaacttagatttttataatcttatatgcaacaatcatttttcaaatgtttttcaactataatttattattttcatcataaatCATTCAAGTTCctttctcttcgattttctctctctaacaaaaaaaatctctctctagcttataaattcaattatccaaacactttgacaacttaaaagctcttaagaaactacaacttataagctcttgaaacatcttataagctgcTGGAGCTTgtaagttctttaaaataagcttagccaaacaccctctaaataaATTTAGCTGTGCGTTGAGGACCTGAGGTTGAGTGGCTCTACTTGAGAGTGAACTAGTTTCACTTATAATTGTTTGTGTAATATGTATATCTGCTTgtgttgcattttttttaacctATCTGCTCACCCGGAGCTGAAGAAATtatttacttttgatattgcaTAGTGACTGACTCCAGTCTCCCTCAATTCGGCCAGTGAAAAGTGAAAACTAGAACACTCACAGTCAACATAAATACCTGTCCGTCAAAACTGTGAACAGCATAAATTTCCACTTACCCTTTAACCTTTTATCTGTATTAGACTCCTAGGAACTTGATTCTCCATCATAAATTACATTTCTagttttttattgctttcatttATTACATGCCCCATCATGAAACCAGGTTTACAACAATAAATTGGTACTAGTGCCGTTGTCTGAGGTTTCATTGCTTGTAAATCTTATCGATTGTATTCTTGTATGCATTTGCATTGTATTATTGGATCCCTGTTGATAGATGATTAGAAGTAGTATACATAGACTAGTGAAGAGGCTTttgagataataataataataggatTCTTTGAAGTTAAGGAACTCTTTTACCTAAATTTTGTGGTGCATCAAGTGCCTTACTTATGTTGGAAACTTGGTTTGCCTTAAAACTTGAAGTGCAGGTAGCTTATAGGATATGAAAATTTGAAGATTCTTCAGTGGGAAATAGatggggttttttttttttttgggggggggggggggtagttAAGATTAACAAAACCAGGTAAAGTCGGT includes these proteins:
- the LOC131021271 gene encoding uncharacterized protein LOC131021271, giving the protein MGVDYYNILKVNRNASVEDLKRAYRRLAMIWHPDKNANKQEAEAKFKQISEAYDVLSDPQKRQIYDLYGEEGLKSGQCPPPPRSTRANNQGFQYNHQQHPNPNFRFNPRNADDIYAEFFGESSNGNAGGGGSSSSGAGRRDAFFRSTTMNGGARESSGGGGSRKAPPVENALMCSLEELYTGSTRKMKISRNVLDSHGRTRMLDEILTIDIKPGWKKGTKITFPEKGNEEPGVIPADLIFVVDEKPHSVYTREGNDLVVKQEITLLESLTGKSFELTTLDGRNLTVPLTEIVKPGHEISVPNEGMPVSKDPRKRGSLRIQIDVRYPKRLTEAQKYELRRVLGGNS